DNA sequence from the Sinomonas terrae genome:
CTGGTATGAGCCGCCGTTCAGGATGCCCTTGACTACCTCGGTGGTCGGGTACCCCAGGGGGCCGCTCTCGAAGTTGGTGGCCGCCCACTTCGAACGGATGGGGCCATAGGACTCGTGCGTTCCCGAGGCGGGCGACGACACGATGGCCCCGAAGATGAAGCCTTGGTACGAGCCACCATTTCGCAGCCCGGTGACGACCTCGGTGAGCGGCCAACTTAGAGGGCCGTGCTGCAATCCGGTCGCCTGCCACTCCGACCGAATCGGGCCGAAGGTTGCGTGCGCGCCGTTGAGTTCCGGCGAGGACACGATCGTCCCGCCCTGGTAGTTCTGGTACGAGACCTCGTACTCCATCCCGTCCAGCACCTCGCTTGTCGGATATCCGAGAACGCCGTTCTCGAACCCCGTGGCCTGCCACTCCGACCGGATTGGGCCATACGACTCGTGAGCTCCGCTGGCCGGGGACCATATGATGGCGCCCTCCTGATAGTTCTGGTAGACGCCGCCGTTGCGCAGGCCGCCGATCTCGTCGGTTGTGGGATAGGCTAGAAGGCCGTTCTCGAACCCCGTAGCCGCCCACTCACTGCGGATCGCGCCGCGGGAAACGAACAGATTCTCATCGTTTACGGCGATGACGGCGCCGAACTGGTAGTTGCGGTAGTAACCCGCATAGCGGATGCTCGTAACTGCGCTCGTGGCCGCTCCGAGTCCCCAGACGGCGGCCTTCGCATCCATGGCCTGGGCGAGCGTGAACGATGGCTCGGCGGTGAACGGCACGGTGAGGGAAGCCACGCCGGGTGACGTGACGCCCACCCGGTGGGATGCTCCGATCGGATATGTGGGAACCACGGTGTTCACCGTGAAGGTGCCGTCGGCGCCGACGGTCGGCGAACCCACGACCGTGGAGTCGAAGGTTACCGACGCGGTACTTGAGGGGGTGTAGCCGGTACCGGTGATCGTCAATGACGAGCCGGGCGCCCCGGAGGAAGAAGAGAGGGCGACGGCGGGGCAGGTGGCTGGCGGTGGGCCATTGTCAGGGACCTTCAGCGGCATCGGCGAGCCTCCCCAGATCGCTGCGGAGTTGCCCGTGTTCAAGTAGGGGTTGTTGGTGTACTCCGCGATGATCAGATCGCCCGCATTCCGGCACGAATAGTCCACGGACCACGTTGCCACCGTCTGGGTCACCGTCGCCGTGGCGGGGACGAGCGTGCCGCCGGCCGTTGCACAGGTGGTGACGGTCGGATCGGTGGCGGTGCTGGTCTTGCTGGGCCACTGCGAGAGCGGGGGCGAGTAGCGGATCACTGCGTTGGTCCAGGTCAAGTTGCTGAAGGAGACGCTGAGGGTGCCGTCCGGGGCAGTCTGGGTCTGGGTCGCGCACTGAGGGTCGGAGAAGGTCTGCCGGTACAGCGTCTGGGTGCTGAACGTGACCGTCCCTGATCCGCCGACCCTGCCTGGGGTGAGTGTGACGTTGATTGCCCAGGGTGGCGCTGCGGCGTTTGCTGCTCCGGCGCTGGCAACGAGGCTGGCGCCCAAGAGCACGGCTCCCACGAACGCGGCCAACCATGCGTGAATGAGCGCTGACTTCTTTTTCAATGGATCCCCCGGGCGTCAAAGCCGAATCGATGCGAGAACATCGGCTGGGCTCACGCTAGCGGGCGAAGGCTGCGACGACAAGCTTTCTCGATAGTGAATTGGCAGCCACCGAAATGCCAACGGAACAGCAATGATGGGCGTCTATGAAGACGTGCTAGTTTCCCCGTCATGACTTTCGCAAACGCGGGCACCCTTGGCACCGTGCCTGGCAAACGTGACGAGCTGGTAGCGCGTCTCACCATGCGCAGCCCTCTGTTGGAGCAGCTGGGGTGCCTCGCTTATGAAGTCGGGGTCAACGACGATGAACCTGACACAGTATTCGTCGTCGAGATCTGGGAGAGCGCGGAAGCCCACAGATCCTCGCTCGCTGATCCAGAGGTTCAGGCGTCAATCGCCTCGGCACGCCCGCTCTTGTCCGGCGCCTTTGGCGGCTTTCGGTTCGACATCGTGGGATCTCCGCTTCGCGATTGAAGCGCTCGAGCCGCCGCAGGCCGCAGAAACGCTCAACGCCCCGCCGTTGCCGGGCACAACATACCCGAGCATACTGGGGTCCGTCCTGAGGCTCGCCTTTCCGAAGGGTGAGCCCTATCTCGAGAGGCGGCACTTTGGCGGTTCAACGAATGGACAACGTGGCGGTCGTCGTCGATGACCTGGACGCGGCTGTCGCGTTCTTCACTGAACTCGGCATGGTTGTCGAAGGCAAGGCGTCAATCGAAGGCGTCTGGGCGGACCGTACGGTCGGACTCGACGGCATCCGAAGCGACATCGTGGTGATGTCCACTCCGGACGGACACGGAAAGCTCGAGCTGACCAAGTACCACGCGCCTGACCTGTCCGAGGCGAGCCCCGAGAACCCGCCGCCCAACACGCTTGGCCTGCATCGAGTCATGTTCGCCGTCGACGACATCGACGACACCATCAGGCGCCTGCGCGCCCACGGCGCAGAGCTCCTCGGCGAGGTCGCGCAGTACGAGGATATGTTCCGGCTCTGCTACCTCCGCGGCCCGGCGGGCATCATCCTCGCCCTGGCTGAGCAGATCGGCTAGGTCTGGGCGTGCGCAGCGTCACCTACTCGATGAACGTCTCACTCGATGGCTATATCGCGGGGCCGGACGGCGACTTCAACTGGTCGGAACCCGATGAGGAGCTCTTTCGCTTCGTTACCGACGAGATACGAGGGGTCGGCGACTACCTGTTGGGGCGTCGGCTGTACGAGACCATGCT
Encoded proteins:
- a CDS encoding VOC family protein produces the protein MDNVAVVVDDLDAAVAFFTELGMVVEGKASIEGVWADRTVGLDGIRSDIVVMSTPDGHGKLELTKYHAPDLSEASPENPPPNTLGLHRVMFAVDDIDDTIRRLRAHGAELLGEVAQYEDMFRLCYLRGPAGIILALAEQIG
- a CDS encoding putative quinol monooxygenase, translating into MTFANAGTLGTVPGKRDELVARLTMRSPLLEQLGCLAYEVGVNDDEPDTVFVVEIWESAEAHRSSLADPEVQASIASARPLLSGAFGGFRFDIVGSPLRD
- a CDS encoding LGFP repeat-containing protein, with translation MKKKSALIHAWLAAFVGAVLLGASLVASAGAANAAAPPWAINVTLTPGRVGGSGTVTFSTQTLYRQTFSDPQCATQTQTAPDGTLSVSFSNLTWTNAVIRYSPPLSQWPSKTSTATDPTVTTCATAGGTLVPATATVTQTVATWSVDYSCRNAGDLIIAEYTNNPYLNTGNSAAIWGGSPMPLKVPDNGPPPATCPAVALSSSSGAPGSSLTITGTGYTPSSTASVTFDSTVVGSPTVGADGTFTVNTVVPTYPIGASHRVGVTSPGVASLTVPFTAEPSFTLAQAMDAKAAVWGLGAATSAVTSIRYAGYYRNYQFGAVIAVNDENLFVSRGAIRSEWAATGFENGLLAYPTTDEIGGLRNGGVYQNYQEGAIIWSPASGAHESYGPIRSEWQATGFENGVLGYPTSEVLDGMEYEVSYQNYQGGTIVSSPELNGAHATFGPIRSEWQATGLQHGPLSWPLTEVVTGLRNGGSYQGFIFGAIVSSPASGTHESYGPIRSKWAATNFESGPLGYPTTEVVKGILNGGSYQNYQGGAIVSSPASGTHESIGAIRGEWQATGFEGGLLGYPTTDEVGGLRSGGVYQNYQGGAIIWSPVSGAHESYGPIRAAWQSTGFESGRLGYPTSEVYSVPNGTAQNFQGGKITVINGTTTVS